TTATGTGATGCTACCAAATTAGCCCACCGTGTGGGTTGATCAGATGTAATTGTAACAGCACAGAATGAAGACATACAAAGCCAGATCTCAGACCTCTACTGTGGTTGCACATGCTTCTCTAGAAAACTTCCTGAAGCTACAATTTTGCCAATGCAATATTCGAATATTTGGAAATGGAGTGGCCACAGGAATTCAGTCACACTACTGGCTCAAAGGTCAGACTCCTTCATTGTATATTATTATTCTCTCCCAAACTTCTGAAAAAGTGGTCTCCATCTACAGAAACAGAGACCAAAGAAGAAGAGAGTGATGATTCCCAGAAGATGACAGCTGGTAAGAAGCAACTGAGTATGTGAGAAGAGTCATCAAAGAGAAGATGTAAAAAGCCAAGGTGTGAGAGAATCAGGAGACTTCAGGGAGGAAATATAagtctggaaagaagaaaaggaaggaagctgGATATCCAACTGCACCAAGAAGGGAaagatgcattttgaaaattttgcatAAGTCTGATACTCTAGAGATAATCGTAAAAAAGTCAGTTTGACACATGCTCTGAGAAACACAAATGGGTAGCTACTCATCAAATccattataaaagaaaattagcatCTATTCAAAATAAGAGATTAAGTCATTACATTGTTCAAAATCGGTCCTcataacaaaaaaacactgctctAGTCAAGACATCCAAAGACCATCATGTAATCACTAATACAAAAGCCAGTAACCATACAAATGAATCTAGTCAGGTAGCTAGCTATGTGTTGGATAGGCACAAACTACCAACAAACAGTAATCTTGAACTTTctagccacttttttttttttgagtccaTTCCCAAAATTTACTATTATGCAACTATTTTGTATTATGTAACTAAAAATGTCAAGttgcattcaaaaaaaaaggtaacactCAAGTAAGTGCAATCAAAATACTGATTCTGATGAAGCAGAGCATCTGCTAGAAAGGCAGTATGATAGTCAATATTGAAAACATgcaggcaaaatgaaaaattgaagtATAAGACTAGCACATATGCTAATGTGGCCCTGGAACAACTCTCACTTTGGTGACTCGtataaaatactgttatttcTCTAACACCTAGACAGCTTCCCTAACAATTATTAAATCATGAAAGAACTGCAACAGTCATGTTtacaaacaatttttaattatagCAAGAAACAGAGATAAACATTAAGCCAACGCGATTCCTTTAGAGTGGTTCTGTTTGCTTGAGAAGATTTAAGAAAGGCtttgtgaaaacaggaaaaaggaacCTGTATAAATGTATTCTCACTGTATCCATAGAGGTTCCAAATTGAAGCCCTCTCTGAATTGCTCTCAACTgcaaccatttttaattttttaaaaattgtgatCTCCCCAAGCACAACACGCACAGCAAACTTAAAAGTAGTGTGTGCTAGTGAAATCTTGCATTTAAGAtgtctcctaaaaaaaaaaaacactataagGTGGATTATCAGATAAAACCAGTGCctaaaagtgtattttctggTCTATCAGACTTGCATTGAACTTACTAAAATGAAAAGTCAAGGAGAAAACTGTCAAATTTACAAGCTTTGCGAGGTTACAAAAGTTTTAACAGTAATGACTAAATGAACAGATTGGTTGCATAATATTACAGCTCTAACAGGTCTCCCCTTAAATCCCCTATTTCAGTAAAATGCCTTCATCTGCATGGCACAGGCTATTTATCTAGCTCAGGTCTAGCTTCTGAGATCAGAAGTATGTTtctttgttggttttatttttttaagttccgTTTCTAACctcattttaaacaaacttcTAGATCCAATGATAAAACAACACCCAGAACTTTTAAGTTCTTTTTAAGAAACATCAGCTGCTCTGAGGAGTATGCTACTACTAAGCTAGCTGAGTGTtccttaacaaaaaaaaaaaaaaaaaaaaaaacacaaaacaacaaaacaccttcAAAGCATCTTTACAAGCtacattcacattttttatttagtgAAAAAGAAGCTGAGGTACAAGGATCTTGTCCAGGATCCAGTCTGTGTACTATCCTCTTTGCCACAGTGTCTCCCTCCATTTAATAACTGTTAATTTTGATATGccatttaaatatatagttactgaaaaatatttcactggtAGGTATATAAGCAAAATAACTTACCACAGGGCTAATCAAAGCATCAAATCACAGCAGTGGTAAAATGAAGTCCACTATCATCGTCTTTCTATTGTGTAAATATGAAAACTTTCAGAATCACTAACTAAAAGCATACTCTACAACAAAATGGATGTTATTGCATCTAATGTTTTTATTCTACTAAATCTACTTTGTTATAGCATTAACTTAGCATAACAAGATCAGGCATCGACTGGCTCaatgtgtaaatatatttaaatatttcttttaggCTTCTGCAGAGAAGGCCTGaacctattttttattatatgtaGCATAATGAATTATGTCTACAGAtaaaaaaaggtatattttttccagtattatGTAAATCTGTGCTTGTTGACACAGAAAACTGATGGTTGCCCTTCTAAATTACTTTGTATTTCAAACTTCATATCTTGAAGTTTTCCTCACTATATTCCATCCCTGCTCCTGAACTTGCTGCTGACCATAAAAAGTCCCACTAATCTTAGCAATACTTCAAGTAAACTTGGGAATTTGCCTACAGCCAAGAAAACTGAAGGTCTCTGGAAAAGAGTCAAAATATGGAATAGTAGAGGAATTTCAATATAAgcatgttttaataaaaaaaagcattaatagCAGTGCCAAACGATGTACTACACTCAATCCATTGTCAATCACTCCATGATTGGTTTGTGagccaaacaaaaaatgaaaccagcTACATATATTATGTTGTTAGAAATATACAAGCTGGAAAACTACTTGTTTCTCCTATTTTAGCTACAGTATTCTTAGTAATTATATGtaatataattacatttttttgttgtttaatttttgaagtACTTATAAACACTTTGTTAGATGCCCAACTAGCTGGTTTGGAAGTTGTGATATTGTGGGAGAATGGATTTATATGAACATCTCTTAGTTTTGCTTACATACCTTAAGTGTTGGATCCAAAATGAGTAAGAATGAAAATCAGACATGAGAGTGGACAACAGCAACATACCTTTGTTTAAAAGTTGCTGAAgttttagggctttttttttttttttttttaccaacagaagcttcaaaattattttgaattaacaTATGCTTTTGTCTAGTCTGATGAGGAAAATGTATCATAGACAGACTTGCTTTTACATCTGTAACAAAACATACCTGTCCCAGTCAAAAGTCCAGCACTCTTCTTTCGTGCATAAGCGCGTAAGTGGTTGGACAGGCTAACAGCACTTGTAAACGTCGTATTGCAATGCACACACGTTCTAAGCTTCACAGGCATACCTatcattcaaaagaaaactatAATCCAGTTCTctcttcaaaaaaatgaaattctcaaAGAGTTgtaaaaagttttctgtaataaagatggtttaaaatatattcactaCATTGACGCGATTCTTTAGTATAATAGAAGGATCGAAGTTAACCATTATTAGTTTTCCATGTAGTACTTTAAGCCAAACCTTGTTATTTGAACAGAAAGAAGGCAACTTGAACCCATTAGGCTACTCTGCATTTAATACCTAATATCAAATTCCTACAAATCTCCACATTATGAAGCTCTATTCACAAAATACAACCCTACAATTTGAATAGCACAATTCTGTTCAGAAATTTCAGAGCTTGCAACATTTCCaataaagagaattttaaaagtatagtTGACAAAGTGGTAATTAAAACCCATAAGACTAAAAGGCTCAACACTAAATtaggctgctgctgaaggcttAGAGAGAGAGGTGGTAAAACACATCACTGAACAGctgttaaacaaaacatttgttcaGTGCATTTTCTATTCAATTACTTTAGATGCGCAATCAATAATGAAAGTTAATGATTTAAAGTTTTTTGCTAAAATCTCTGTGCTAAATAAGTAATAAACAAAGCAACATGCTACTTATCACAGGAAAACAGTGAAAGTGAAATAATACTGAACTCCTCACTTACCAGACAAAGAAATCACTATAACTTATCCCTTGCTCGATTTTACCATCATgttctccatttattttaccCAAGATATAGTGTTTTGGTCAACTAATGTTTCCAGTTCTCTACTGATAAAtcattaaaagaacaaataataataaaaaagctacaTCTATCCAACTGGAAAGCCTCAGtttgcaggaaagaaagaatcctGTTCTCCAGCAGCCCCGAGAAGACATGCTGTTTTTTCAGGCAAGTTACAGAAGAAGAATATCTggttggcaaaaaaaaaaaaaaacacaaaaactttcACTCTAAAACCAGGATTAGAAAGATTTGCCTTTTTAGGAAAATCTAGAGTATTTCAACttgatgttaaatattttctcattaactCAACTGGCACAGTGCATTTGTTAGTTGTCAAATTCCGTTACCTCAGCCACAGATAACTATAGGGCCCCATTCATAACTGTTAGTATTAGGGAAGCACGTTTATTTTTACCTGGTTGTTCATCACAACCGAACAGGTTCTACCTAGTATTCAACAGTAAATATTAAACAGAAAGTAATACACACTGTCAGGTTTGGCAAGCTACTCCTTTAgcactgtttttcaaataattaagCCTGTCAAAGACACATTTCCTTTATCAAACAACCTCCTGTCTTAAAGGACAACCACATACATCCAGAAGACATTAAAGGTAATTCTGTTCCACCTCTGTCATTTTAGAAAGCCACCTTTGTTAAGAAATTGATTGTCACACTTTCATAGTTTCCTAAAAGAACTTCTGAGCACACTGGActtgttatttctttaaaggaagACAAGAGTATAGGTGAAAACGTACTATGCAGTGCCAGTTTTACTACCCTACACTGGGTAATAACGAGAAAACCAAAAGAACCAAAAAAGTAATGGGTATAAAACTAAGATCTTACTCCTCAGTTTCAAGAATCCTGCAGCATTATAAGGCGTTGTCCagataagaaatataaaaatgcaagctCTACATACACATTAAAAAGGATCCTACAAGAATTCCTCAAGACTAGAAATAGCTCTGACAATCAAAAACATCATTCTAAAAAAATGAACGTATTAGTATAGATCGTCTAGAAAGTTGATTATAGAATTGTTTCATTAGCACAATTCTCAGCAGATGGGGACATCTTTGTCCATATCAGTCAGGGGCTGCATATTAGAACCCTGCTAGCTACAGCTGTATTCCAACAAAGATCAAACTAGCACACATCTTCACTCAGGGTAGACAGGCCCTAAGCAAGCATGAGTTTCCCCCAGCAGCCATGATTTTAAACCAAACAAGAATTAATCTATGGTGCAAGAGTATGTTTGCCTAAAACACTAAAATTAGTCAGTAGACATTAATCAGCTTGAAATATTATGTGCTTAAAATGTCATTAACAATTCTGTCGGTTTGAACAAACGCTGCTTTGCACAAGTCTCGAACGCTTAAATGAACTAGTTTGCAAACCAGCAGTTTTAAAGCCCAGAAACAGGGTCTAAGCCCAAACATTTCAGAACTGTTAAGTCTGCCAAATACCTCAACTTATTGTTCGTCTAGGATGTGTCTTCTTCCTTACTGAGGTTCACTTTGTGCCCACTTTGGATTGGTAAGCTCAAACATATGCAAAAAAGGAACTACAttccatgcagaaaaaaaaaaaaaaaacaaaaaaaaaaaaaacaacaacaaccaactcagtgctgctgaatattcacttaagaaaaaacatgcaagaaaaatctgctgtgctacCTTTCAGAGTCAGCATCCTCtggaactgaaacaaaaattaaatgaacagaaTCCCCCTCCAAAGTACTATGTACACGTTATGTTTTCTGTCAATTAATGGATTCTTTGGAAGTGTCAAGACAGCGAGAAACATCATCTTACCTGACTGCATAGTCAAGTCCATTTTTTGTGGCTGATACATCAATGGACTGTCTTCATTTAATGGAAGAACACATTTCTGAACAAACCTCTTTCTCGCTGTTTGATTATGAATCTTTTGAGGAGAAATATCAGGATTCCTTTCTTCtcctaaccttttatttttcagaagttctaTCAGTGTaagtgactgattttttttttcatcatgtagtactgcttttgtttcatcACATTCATTTAGGAAACTCAGCCCTTCTTCCTCCGATGCAGACACAGATGTATCCTCAGTCTTTAGGCCATTATGGTATGCTTCAAGAGGTATAACATTCTGAGATAAAAAGTCATCATTTGATGCAAATTTCTGAGCAACAAAGGGTCTGGGAATAATGCGTCGACTATTCAAAGCCTTTAGAATTTTTTCATACTTCTCTTCATTTTGCATCATCTCATTCAGAACACAGATCGGAGACTTGTGAGCATCCCACTTGGTTTTGCCAAGCCTCTTCAGGTGTCCTCGCACATGATTTGACAATCCAATTTTAGTATCAAACCAGCCTCCACAGAGCTGACACGTATGCTCAGAGGAAGTTTCAGATTTCTCAATtgctataaagaaaataattttcatgtactttgacaatttttaaatattactatAGCAAATCACAAGAACAGGCTTtacaacaaaatgaagcaagtCTTGTTTGTTGTTCAACTTAGCATCCTTTGTCCCCGCTAATTCACAcccaaattaaataaaaaaaagaaacataccTTTTCTAACACGCTTAACAGGAGTTCCTGTTccagttcttttaaaatgttgcattttgtcACTCGTTGCTATCTGTTCTGGTGAAACAACATGACGGGCTTCATAGCTCAATCCAGCTCTGTGAAGATGCCCTCTGACATGATTGGACAATCCAACACCTGTTTCAAAGGTTGCTGGGCAGTATGGGCAGGACTTCTTTTCAAGTGACAAATCAGTCCAATGGAAAATTGAATTATGTTTTGGCAATGCTGATCCTACATTTTCTAAATTCTGAGGATCATGCAGCTCATGGAGGAAGTTACTACCCTCAGTATCTTcataatattcaaaataaaagccatcATTCTGCTCATAAGTAAGCGAAGATTTATCAACAGCTTCATGATCTTCCATTTTACCTTTGAATATGGGGAATAGGCTTACATGCTCCTGATTAATATCACTGTAAGATTCGTCCTCCACAGACTGTGTAGTGTAATCACATAGTTCAACATTATCCCATGAACTTTCATCTTCCGTTTCATAGCTGTCTTTTTTTACAGCAGAGTTAGGTTtctgtaaaacaacaacagtcaTTTTATGCAGAAAATCTGGATAGCAATCCAAATCATTTCCTGTAACAGAGCCTTCCCTCTTGGATTCTTTAACTACTCTTTTTACAGCTACATGCCTACGACCTTTATAGCCTTTTGCCCTTTTGCAATCAAGATTATTTGAATCCATGACAAAACAATTATTATGGGGACTTCTACGTAAAGAACTGACAGAGTTGgactcttccttttttaaatgcaaaggaTAAGAGTCACTAGATTTTTTAATCATCCTGTAGTTTTCATATTTGTGTCTATATAAATAACTACTACTTGTTTTGACACtagctttctgctttgctgtttgaTGAAAAGATTTAGGTTTCTGGTCAATGCTATTTCTAATCAAAAAGGTCTTGTTTGTAGAATTTAGTTTGCACACACTTACAGATGACTGTGAAACACTTTTCCGGGCCTTCTGTATCCTGTAGGGTCTCTTGTGAAGTTTGGTGAAGTTACTGGACTGTGAAGTAGAGCCAAAAGATCTTTTTACATCCTGTTTTAAAACTGAGTTCTTTGGAAACGTAGAAGATTGTTTCATCAACTGTTTTGTCCTGCTACCAAAATCTAAAGATTCTTCTATAATGCtacctttcctcttttctagTCTAAGATGGCTACCAAAGTGATCGATGCAAGATGTTGGATGCAGGtattccatgtgtttttttaaaatgcttctagCCGAAGTTGTAAATGGACACATCTTACACATGTACGTTGATGACTTTTTTGAGGATCCTAAATATGGATCTTTCATggatgcctttttctgtgatttcctcTGGGACATGTCACTACCAATAATGGAACATTTGACTACTGCTCCATGAGCAATCCCTCGATGGCATTCAAGTTCATTTTCTGTCACAGCCATGAAATTGCATTCCTCACAGCAATaatatcttttatctttttcatgGGTCTTTGCATGCTGCACAAATGTTTTGGGACAATTAGTACCAAATACACATTGGGGGCACTGTAACCGTGCACTCCTACCCTCATCCTGAAGTTCTTTAAGCTCACGGATTTCTTCCATCAGTTTCTGCCTTCTTTCCTGGTGAATTATCATATGTTTAAGAAGTGAATTACGATCTCGAAATGTCCTTCCACATTCCCTACATGCATAGGGCCTTGGGACATTGAGATGTCGGAAATGGCTGTTCCCATCTAAATGGTACATCATATGCCTATGCAGATGTTTCTTCTCCCTAAAATTCACATTGCACTTTGTACAGGGATAAAATGATGGTTCATCAGTACTGAAAGTAGATGGTGATTCAGAATCATTCtgttcacatttattttttaaagtgttggaAAGAAAAGTGCTAGTGTGAACAGGAGAAGCATCTTCTGCACAGCTACCAGTGGGACTATAAATGAGTTGTTGGATAGCATCAACAGCTTCCAGCTCTTCATCTGGGGATTCAGGCTTTACTTTACTCAATGAATATTTGTGTGGTTCTACCATTTGTAGCTCTTCATTTTGTTCTAAGAAGTCAACACTTCGCAGTTTTGATTTACTAGGAATATAACTGGTATCACCAAAACAGTCTTCAGTATAGCGTGTTATTTTACTaacatccatttttctttttctttttttttctaaacctaCTTTACAGTGAATTGGAGACTTCTCtattgtttcttcatttgtcaTAAGAAACTGTATAAACTCTTTTTGTGGATCCCAGCTGGGATCACATCCCGATCTGAAATCGCCTGTACCTGAGGAAATGCCTGTTAACGTATCAACACAATCATCTTTTACCAGTAAATTTTTATCATCCTCACAAACTTCTACTTGGCCTACTAAAGTGCTATCTACACTATTACCTACTGATTTCTGTAAATCACAACCAATTGAAGCAGAGGTAGGTAGATTTTTAATGGAATGAGTCATGTTCTTAGCATGTGCTACATcaggtaacaaaaataaaacttggtGCTGATTTGATTTTTGTGTTGTACTCTTTGCAGGCAGCTGAAGGTCTTGAACCACTGTCAAAGTTGAGCAGGAATCTGTATGATGACCTACAGGCTGTCCAGTGGTTTTATTCATAATGGAAGTCTTAGTTGAGGTGGAGTGTGAAACTGGTCCATTAACAGCAGTTCCTCTAGACAAGATAAAGTTTTCACTAGAAACAGTAGGAGCACCAGTGTGTATAAATAGAGAAGTCTGGCCTCCACTTAAGGCTTTTTCAGATCTGTCCCTTGATAGCTCCTCAGGCAGAGTCAGTgtattgtttttctgaaatgacGTGTCGCTCTCTTGTGATATAGGAATGCCACCTTCTTCCTCAGATATGAAATTATcatcacacagaatttcttcttcttctttagcACCAGTGACTTCAGTATTTAAGTCATCCATGTTGCTGGTCTGTCCATTAAGCACAtttagactaaaaaaaaaagaaaaaaatcaggcaatCACAGAAATAAGTGTCAATTTTAATTTACAACTTTTTCCAGGAACAGCCTTCTTCACACTgcaatcagaaaaaataagttctaaataagaatatgcattttttaCAAGCTTAAGACAttcaagaaatgtttaaaattaataaatgaagTAATCAAAAACTATACATTTTTTGCTATGCTACATTACCTACAAAAATACCAAACACCTACAAGCAAGAcggaaaaaaatacaattaacaAAAATTGTGCAAATACATTATAGAATTTATCTTTTAGTTGCTTTCTATAGGCAAAACAAGTTAGCAGTAATAGCTATCTAGACATCTGCTAGTCATTCTAGTGActagagtaattttttttaaaccatccTTCCATTTCACACCTAGGAAATAAACTAATCTTTACATATCTCAAGGTATCACTTTTTTCAATGTGCTTGTATACAACTGACATCATGATACACACAAGCTTGTAGAGTGTTTACTTTGGTATTAATTGAGAAAACACATAACTAGCCCAGTTTTGAACATATGATTACTGATGGAAACAGCAAAGAATCAAACTAGAGTTAATCAAATTAGAGTTGTGCTAAAAGGAGTCATTACCTAGACTCTTTGAATTAAAACGTTATAACTCACAACAAATATCCATGTCTCCCTGAAATGGTCCTTCATTGAAATCAAGGAAGACCACGCTTGACATCCTTTTTTCCtaaggagagaaaacaagctGCTTAAAGGACACCATTTAAATCTTTTTACATCACACATTAAAATGACGTTGAATTGAAAAATTAATAGTAATTCTAAACTCATGACAGTTATCTACACAATTCAAAGCTAGCCATCACTTAATGGAAGTTCTCTGCTACtgtacttgttttgtttcaaatcagcaaaaagacaaaagtaaaataatttcatctcCTAAAAGTTTGTAAGAAACAAACCTTAATATGccgtgactttttttttaaaccatttagaagaaaaaataaactgcatttggAGTACAAATATAATGGAAAGAACTTATTACAAGAAGtttaaacattgttttctttgctaCCCAATTACTGAATTACCCAATTTAGAAATATGGTTTTATTCTGTATCAGCtgtgtaataaatatttaatatataagaAACAACGCTATTTTATTATATTAGTTATAACATGCCCTTATGCAAATGTTCTACTAGAAAGGCCACATTCATCTTCCCATTTCTTAgacttctgaatttctttgctgttttcaggTGAGTCAGTTTCTACCGCAATAAAGACCTCTAATAAGATAATATTAAAAGTTTTCACTCTAAAATGGTGATAATGCACCACCCAGCAGGTGTCTTTACATCACATACACAAGTTAGAAATGCTTTGTGCAAACCACACTAAAAATCAGTAAAGCGAAATTTAAAGGAGGGAAAGCTCCAAGGATGCACAACTACTCCAATGATTTTATCAATGAATAGGGTAAGCTTCATATAATATTAGCAATGGAGTATAAAAATGTTCACAAAAAGTTTAGAAGAAATATACTAAGTCAGTTTTGCCTGCAAGataatgcattttcattttccccattttgctACTACAGTAGACAAATGTATGCTCAGTCAATTTGAGAGCCTGTATTATCTTTTCTCAACAGGAAGCAATGTCACTAACGAAGTGGTAAATTCAGCGTTAATGAGTGGCTTCACTGTTACCACCTCTGAGGTAAAACCTTCCATGTTCCAAGTTCCACCCATCTGTTCTGGTGTTAGGGGTTCAGAGGAAGAACAGACGCTTCCCATTTAAAGCAACCTCATTGGTACCCCCTGAACAGCAGGGAGGCAAACTGAGAACATTGTGCCTGCTTGCAGATTGCAACCTTAATTATCAGAATGGCTCCTGAAAACTTTGCAGGTTTATGTGATGAAGACAAAACCATGTTGCTccacatccaaaaaaaaaacatatgctGACTTTAAGTATTAGTGTTAAAGCTTGAGCTAAAACAAGGTAGATAGGGCACCACACAACCAACTCGAACTTTAGAGTCCTTTCAAAACTATAATGAACAAGAAACATTACATCGTGCAATCATATAAGAGACTCGTTTCCATACTGTGTATTTATGGAGATTGTGAACTATTCCATATGGATCTGATTAGAAGACTTCTATGTTAATACAGCTGTCCCTATAGATTTCAGGCTTTGAATTAAGCCTGAAATGCTTATCATACTGATAATATCACtgttacattttaataattttctgctaattacctttttttcctcagctatCAGGGTGGTACAATTCACTGTTATATGCACAGGACAACATGAAGTAGTTATACCAGTGTGgtactaaagaaaacaaaatatattcttaagtAACAGTAATTTAGAGCATTGTGATAATAGTGAGCCACATCCAATACATGTGTAGAAAATTACTCAGTAGCAACGATTCCACACAATACCATCATTTTTGAGGAAATCAATAACTTGTACCACATTCAGGAAGCCTACCACCCAAACTGAAACACTACCTAAACCTGAACAtgttgggaggaaaaaataaggaagataGAAAATCAAATACTGTAGCAACTAACATTTAATCAAGGCTATACAATATTCTTTGCATATTTCCATCACTGTTTTGTAAGTACTGTTTTCTGTACCACATCACAGATGCACACAATATTAATTCTCTCAAAATGCAT
This portion of the Oxyura jamaicensis isolate SHBP4307 breed ruddy duck chromosome 8, BPBGC_Ojam_1.0, whole genome shotgun sequence genome encodes:
- the ZNF644 gene encoding zinc finger protein 644 isoform X2, with product MDDLNTEVTGAKEEEEILCDDNFISEEEGGIPISQESDTSFQKNNTLTLPEELSRDRSEKALSGGQTSLFIHTGAPTVSSENFILSRGTAVNGPVSHSTSTKTSIMNKTTGQPVGHHTDSCSTLTVVQDLQLPAKSTTQKSNQHQVLFLLPDVAHAKNMTHSIKNLPTSASIGCDLQKSVGNSVDSTLVGQVEVCEDDKNLLVKDDCVDTLTGISSGTGDFRSGCDPSWDPQKEFIQFLMTNEETIEKSPIHCKVGLEKKRKRKMDVSKITRYTEDCFGDTSYIPSKSKLRSVDFLEQNEELQMVEPHKYSLSKVKPESPDEELEAVDAIQQLIYSPTGSCAEDASPVHTSTFLSNTLKNKCEQNDSESPSTFSTDEPSFYPCTKCNVNFREKKHLHRHMMYHLDGNSHFRHLNVPRPYACRECGRTFRDRNSLLKHMIIHQERRQKLMEEIRELKELQDEGRSARLQCPQCVFGTNCPKTFVQHAKTHEKDKRYYCCEECNFMAVTENELECHRGIAHGAVVKCSIIGSDMSQRKSQKKASMKDPYLGSSKKSSTYMCKMCPFTTSARSILKKHMEYLHPTSCIDHFGSHLRLEKRKGSIIEESLDFGSRTKQLMKQSSTFPKNSVLKQDVKRSFGSTSQSSNFTKLHKRPYRIQKARKSVSQSSKPNSAVKKDSYETEDESSWDNVELCDYTTQSVEDESYSDINQEHVSLFPIFKGKMEDHEAVDKSSLTYEQNDGFYFEYYEDTEGSNFLHELHDPQNLENVGSALPKHNSIFHWTDLSLEKKSCPYCPATFETGVGLSNHVRGHLHRAGLSYEARHVVSPEQIATSDKMQHFKRTGTGTPVKRVRKAIEKSETSSEHTCQLCGGWFDTKIGLSNHVRGHLKRLGKTKWDAHKSPICVLNEMMQNEEKYEKILKALNSRRIIPRPFVAQKFASNDDFLSQNVIPLEAYHNGLKTEDTSVSASEEEGLSFLNECDETKAVLHDEKKNQSLTLIELLKNKRLGEERNPDISPQKIHNQTARKRFVQKCVLPLNEDSPLMYQPQKMDLTMQSALDCKQKKSRSRSGSKKKMLPLPHSADEVYILRCRFCGLVFRGPLSVQEDWIKHLQRHIVNANLPRTGAGMVEVTSLLKKPASITETSFSLLMAEAAS